The proteins below are encoded in one region of Paenibacillus albus:
- a CDS encoding phosphotransferase enzyme family protein, which produces MYETLIIQAVREHYAIEVEEVELLSHSNKMVYQIRTSNDEAYIFDIHLNQHKEGRMSNKENEKYYTEDAIASEAHILHVLNREYPELRSPAPIRNKAGQLVSSITIQGIDALCTFRKYIAGRELKKDTSEAYLQQAYEAGIIAAKIHQCSNQHFNDMHLSRPIHKQPHVQRIVDTIRLGIDVGTITPAQFDIVNRSLAFVMHRMDEMDKDAPYYVGIVHTDLRDANLLFDGERVIPIDFGRCVYGYLLYDLGEMSAHMGGDEVPVLQQLIRGYHSIRKLTPYDLVTIEAFRMLFILSVVAEQILQRDNSYVATTLQRLTEADLVNLLSDKPVIQGIRDVI; this is translated from the coding sequence ATGTACGAGACCTTAATCATCCAGGCAGTAAGAGAGCATTATGCAATAGAGGTAGAAGAAGTAGAATTGCTGTCGCATTCAAACAAGATGGTCTACCAAATACGTACGAGCAACGATGAGGCCTATATTTTTGACATACACTTGAACCAACATAAAGAAGGCAGGATGTCGAACAAAGAGAATGAGAAATATTATACCGAGGATGCAATCGCGTCTGAAGCGCACATCTTACATGTATTAAATCGTGAATATCCAGAGCTTCGTTCACCAGCTCCGATTCGAAACAAAGCCGGCCAATTGGTAAGCTCTATCACGATCCAAGGTATAGACGCGTTATGTACATTTAGAAAATACATTGCCGGGCGAGAGCTTAAGAAAGACACATCAGAGGCTTATTTGCAGCAAGCCTACGAGGCTGGTATTATCGCTGCAAAGATCCATCAGTGCTCTAATCAGCATTTTAATGATATGCATCTCAGCAGACCGATCCATAAGCAGCCGCATGTACAGCGAATAGTAGATACCATCAGGCTGGGGATTGACGTTGGAACGATTACACCGGCTCAATTTGATATCGTAAACCGATCACTCGCTTTTGTTATGCATAGAATGGACGAGATGGATAAAGACGCGCCCTATTATGTAGGGATTGTCCATACGGATTTGCGCGATGCGAATCTGTTGTTTGATGGCGAGCGTGTCATTCCGATCGATTTCGGCAGATGTGTCTATGGTTATCTGTTATACGATTTGGGAGAGATGAGCGCACACATGGGTGGGGATGAGGTTCCGGTCTTGCAGCAGCTTATTCGCGGATACCACTCCATACGTAAGCTGACGCCATATGATCTGGTTACGATTGAAGCATTTAGGATGCTGTTTATTCTCAGTGTTGTGGCCGAGCAGATCTTGCAGAGGGACAATTCCTATGTTGCAACTACGCTCCAAAGATTGACGGAAGCCGATTTAGTAAACTTATTGTCAGACAAGCCCGTCATCCAAGGGATAAGAGATGTCATATAA